Proteins co-encoded in one Metabacillus sp. KUDC1714 genomic window:
- a CDS encoding glycoside hydrolase family 13 protein codes for MELKKWWKEAVVYQIYPRSFMDSNGDGIGDLQGIISKLNYLKDLGIDVIWICPIYKSPNEDNGYDISDYQDIMAEFGTMEDFDLLLDEAHKRGMKIIMDLVINHTSDEHPWFVESRSSKDNPKRNYYIWADPKEDATEPNNWESIFGGSAWEYDEKTGQYYMHIFATGQPDLNWENPKVRQELYAMVNWWLDKGIDGFRIDAISHIKKRPGFLDMPNPENKRYVPSFDAHMNQEGIHVFLEEFKQETLDKYDVMTVGEANGVTIEDADLWIGEEKGKFNMVFQFGAFELWGKSADNEINLPAFKESFTVWQKGLEGSGWNALFLENHDVPRSVSTFGNDSDYWDQSAKALATMYLLMKGTPFIYQGQEIGMTNVQFESIEDYNDIAIKNLYELEKENGKTHDEIMEIIWKRGRDNSRTPMQWSQEWNAGFTTGTPWLKLNPNYKQINVENALNDPDSLYFYYKKLIQMRKDNPTLIYGTYDILLAKHEQIYAYTRTLKDETILILTNLSDKEARFDLPEDLTYNSKELLISNYNSNQSKDIQKTILKPFEARVYKL; via the coding sequence ATGGAACTAAAGAAATGGTGGAAAGAAGCAGTCGTTTATCAAATTTATCCTCGAAGTTTTATGGACAGCAATGGGGATGGGATTGGCGATTTGCAAGGAATTATTTCAAAGCTTAATTATCTTAAAGATCTTGGTATTGATGTTATTTGGATTTGTCCGATTTACAAATCACCAAATGAAGATAATGGATACGATATTTCTGATTATCAAGACATCATGGCTGAATTTGGAACCATGGAGGATTTTGACTTACTCCTCGACGAAGCTCATAAACGGGGAATGAAAATTATTATGGACCTCGTAATCAACCATACGTCAGATGAACATCCGTGGTTTGTTGAATCCCGTTCCAGTAAAGACAATCCAAAACGGAATTACTACATATGGGCAGACCCGAAAGAAGATGCTACAGAACCTAACAACTGGGAAAGTATTTTTGGCGGTTCAGCTTGGGAATACGACGAAAAAACAGGTCAATATTATATGCATATCTTTGCAACAGGGCAGCCTGATTTAAATTGGGAAAACCCAAAGGTCCGTCAAGAGTTGTATGCGATGGTGAATTGGTGGCTTGATAAAGGAATTGATGGCTTTCGTATTGATGCTATCTCTCATATTAAAAAACGGCCGGGTTTCCTAGACATGCCAAATCCAGAGAATAAACGGTATGTTCCTTCATTTGACGCTCATATGAACCAAGAAGGTATTCATGTTTTCTTGGAAGAATTCAAACAGGAAACACTTGATAAGTATGATGTTATGACTGTGGGTGAAGCGAATGGTGTCACTATTGAGGATGCAGATTTGTGGATAGGAGAAGAAAAAGGGAAATTTAATATGGTGTTTCAATTTGGAGCATTTGAACTTTGGGGAAAAAGTGCTGATAATGAAATTAACCTCCCAGCTTTTAAGGAATCGTTTACTGTTTGGCAAAAAGGACTTGAAGGCTCTGGGTGGAATGCTTTATTCCTAGAAAATCATGATGTCCCCCGTTCTGTCTCAACTTTTGGAAATGATTCGGATTATTGGGATCAATCCGCTAAAGCTCTTGCAACAATGTATCTCCTTATGAAAGGAACGCCGTTTATTTATCAGGGGCAAGAAATCGGGATGACGAATGTTCAGTTTGAGTCGATTGAAGACTATAATGACATTGCTATTAAAAATTTATATGAACTTGAAAAAGAAAACGGGAAAACTCATGATGAAATCATGGAGATTATTTGGAAACGTGGGCGTGATAATTCAAGAACTCCTATGCAGTGGAGCCAGGAATGGAATGCAGGATTTACGACCGGAACCCCGTGGCTCAAGCTTAATCCAAACTATAAACAGATTAATGTTGAAAATGCATTAAACGACCCAGATTCTCTTTACTTTTACTATAAGAAACTTATTCAAATGCGCAAGGATAACCCAACGCTTATATACGGTACTTATGATATTCTTCTCGCAAAACATGAGCAAATTTATGCTTACACAAGAACATTGAAAGATGAAACTATATTGATTCTGACAAATCTTTCTGATAAAGAAGCACGCTTTGACTTACCGGAAGATTTAACCTATAACTCAAAGGAGTTACTAATTAGTAATTATAATAGTAACCAAAGTAAAGATATCCAAAAGACAATTTTAAAACCGTTTGAAGCGAGGGTTTATAAATTATAA
- a CDS encoding aminoglycoside phosphotransferase family protein yields the protein MSPFVEKAKVLRKYKINDGHFLGRGMEAEVYSYGKDKVFKLYNHMSSFKKQELLKRFYASIDSSAVSYAFPYVYDMYKEGDIVVTIEKRIQGGNMQRLLPKLSFDEMTAIMESSLDAQLEMRSVKLSPKFEGYQLFHDDPNHAEEKKDWHGFLKQYLLKKQNEVEKFLSKDVVNYKEKLTVLHTLLSSEYQGDYTLIHGDYYPGNLLIDGEGKITGLIDFGLMTMVGDYLFDVAIGWVLFDMYDELKANVLDRYLQIIVTTLGEEVREKLYFYVLLYSVFSANVYSRDCNDGHYQWCVRNLNNRIYWE from the coding sequence ATGTCTCCTTTTGTTGAAAAAGCAAAGGTGTTAAGGAAGTACAAGATAAATGATGGGCATTTCTTAGGTAGGGGAATGGAAGCTGAGGTTTATTCTTACGGCAAGGATAAAGTGTTTAAATTATATAATCATATGTCCAGTTTTAAGAAGCAGGAACTGTTAAAACGCTTCTATGCATCAATTGATTCTAGTGCTGTCAGTTATGCATTTCCCTATGTGTATGATATGTATAAAGAAGGAGATATCGTCGTAACGATTGAAAAACGAATTCAGGGGGGGAATATGCAACGTCTATTGCCTAAGCTTTCCTTTGACGAAATGACCGCCATAATGGAATCGAGTCTTGATGCACAATTAGAAATGAGGTCTGTAAAACTAAGCCCCAAATTTGAGGGATACCAGTTATTTCATGACGATCCTAATCACGCAGAGGAAAAGAAGGATTGGCATGGATTTTTAAAACAATACCTGTTGAAAAAACAAAATGAGGTTGAGAAGTTTCTTTCAAAGGATGTTGTCAATTACAAAGAAAAATTAACTGTATTGCATACTCTTTTATCATCTGAATATCAAGGTGATTATACATTAATTCATGGAGACTATTATCCTGGGAATCTGCTAATCGATGGGGAAGGTAAAATTACGGGCTTAATCGACTTCGGATTAATGACAATGGTTGGTGATTACCTATTTGATGTTGCTATTGGATGGGTGTTGTTTGATATGTATGATGAATTAAAAGCAAATGTATTGGATAGATACCTTCAGATTATTGTTACGACGCTAGGTGAAGAAGTAAGAGAAAAGCTCTATTTTTATGTCTTGTTATATAGTGTTTTTTCAGCAAATGTCTATTCCAGAGATTGTAATGACGGACATTATCAATGGTGTGTGCGAAACTTAAACAATAGGATATACTGGGAATAA
- a CDS encoding carbohydrate ABC transporter permease: MSEIVTTISSSLKQYSTFFKEGSAIRNLSFFIMGALHLSKGQIVKGSLFLSAEIGFILFMILQGFSAIGGLLTLGTVQQGWVMDQELGIEVLAKGDNSMLMLIYGIMAITLCILFMCVYHAHFKSMKYISELEKKGMAIPKFKDDVKSLLDDKFHITLLSIPVIGVIVFTVVPLIYMISIAFTSFDHNHLPPKNLFDWVGFANFSNVLTGRMAGTFFPLLGWTLTWAFMATATSFIFGVLLALLINKKGIKGKAVFRTLFVLTMAVPQFVSLLIMRNLLHASGPVNVFLEEIGLISAPIPFLTDGLIAKLSVITINMWIGIPVTMLVATGILMNLPSDQIEAAKIDGANGLQILKSITFPQILFVMTPSLIQQFVGNINNFNVIYLLTEGGPVNSNYYSAGETDLLVTWLYKLTIETADYNIASVIGIITFVLSAVFSLLIYTRSNSFKKEDGLG, encoded by the coding sequence ATGAGTGAGATCGTTACTACAATTTCATCTTCCTTAAAACAATATTCTACTTTTTTTAAGGAAGGAAGCGCCATTAGAAATCTATCCTTTTTTATCATGGGTGCCCTGCATCTTTCGAAAGGGCAGATTGTCAAGGGAAGTTTATTTTTATCGGCAGAGATTGGATTCATTTTATTTATGATACTTCAAGGGTTCAGTGCGATAGGTGGCTTGCTGACCCTGGGGACTGTTCAGCAGGGCTGGGTTATGGATCAGGAATTAGGGATCGAAGTCCTGGCGAAGGGCGATAATTCAATGCTCATGCTCATCTATGGAATTATGGCGATTACCCTATGTATCCTGTTCATGTGCGTATATCATGCACATTTTAAAAGTATGAAATATATTTCAGAACTTGAGAAAAAAGGTATGGCAATTCCTAAGTTTAAAGATGATGTTAAATCACTATTGGATGATAAGTTCCATATTACCTTATTAAGTATACCGGTAATCGGTGTCATTGTCTTTACAGTAGTACCTTTGATTTACATGATTAGTATCGCCTTTACCAGCTTTGACCATAATCATTTGCCTCCAAAAAACTTGTTTGATTGGGTGGGGTTTGCAAACTTTTCCAATGTCTTGACTGGCAGAATGGCTGGCACTTTCTTTCCATTGCTTGGATGGACATTGACTTGGGCTTTTATGGCAACAGCTACCTCCTTTATTTTTGGCGTATTGTTAGCTCTTTTGATTAATAAAAAAGGGATAAAGGGAAAGGCTGTCTTCAGAACCCTGTTTGTGCTGACCATGGCTGTACCGCAATTTGTATCTTTATTGATTATGCGTAATTTATTGCATGCTTCTGGTCCAGTAAATGTTTTTCTCGAAGAAATCGGCTTAATTTCGGCACCGATTCCATTTTTAACCGATGGGTTAATAGCAAAATTATCTGTTATTACAATCAATATGTGGATCGGTATTCCGGTCACGATGCTTGTCGCTACAGGAATATTGATGAATTTGCCAAGTGACCAAATAGAAGCAGCAAAAATCGACGGAGCGAATGGACTTCAGATCTTGAAGAGTATTACGTTCCCTCAAATCTTATTCGTCATGACTCCAAGTCTTATTCAGCAGTTTGTAGGGAATATCAACAACTTTAACGTAATCTACTTACTAACTGAGGGTGGCCCAGTAAACAGCAATTATTATTCTGCTGGTGAAACGGACTTGCTGGTTACCTGGCTCTATAAGCTCACTATTGAAACCGCTGATTATAATATCGCTTCTGTAATCGGCATTATCACATTTGTATTAAGTGCTGTGTTTTCTTTGTTAATTTATACTCGATCTAATTCTTTTAAGAAGGAGGATGGACTGGGATGA
- a CDS encoding MTP-1 family protein: protein MSKYIKSEVKTCANLLQEFKQQAQPRHAEKLRFIGVGDKDVYNISAPFEDEGQLVIAGRVESRDSEHSEVHFFVEQNGEWAPREGAPVFKLQDPFFTKIAGELVLGGVEIFPHPTLENSLSWRTVFLKGDKIASLTEFAQGPDGMKDLRLIELKDGSIGMLTRPQGEKGGRGKIGFRRLPSLEQLTIEEIEKTPLLENQFIDEEWGGANEAHLLANGLIGVLGHIANFDDEGNRHYYPMVFAIDPETGDCSDIKLIATRSNFLEGPAKRPDLIDVVFSGGLVRKQDGTADLYAGISDADAQKITIEDPFLDYEN from the coding sequence ATGAGTAAATATATCAAATCAGAAGTGAAAACATGTGCGAACTTATTGCAAGAATTCAAACAGCAGGCACAGCCACGTCATGCTGAAAAGCTACGATTTATAGGAGTTGGAGATAAAGATGTTTACAATATTTCCGCTCCATTTGAAGATGAAGGACAGCTGGTGATTGCTGGAAGAGTAGAGTCACGAGACAGTGAGCATTCTGAGGTCCATTTCTTTGTTGAGCAAAACGGTGAATGGGCACCAAGAGAAGGTGCGCCTGTTTTTAAGCTGCAGGATCCATTTTTTACAAAAATAGCAGGAGAGCTTGTACTAGGTGGAGTCGAAATATTCCCACATCCTACGCTAGAGAATTCATTAAGCTGGCGCACAGTTTTTCTGAAAGGTGATAAGATTGCTAGCTTAACAGAATTTGCGCAGGGTCCAGATGGAATGAAGGATTTACGACTAATTGAACTAAAGGATGGTTCAATCGGAATGTTAACTCGTCCACAAGGTGAAAAAGGTGGCAGAGGAAAGATTGGCTTTAGACGTCTGCCTTCTTTAGAGCAGTTAACGATCGAAGAAATTGAGAAGACACCATTGCTGGAAAATCAATTTATTGATGAAGAATGGGGTGGAGCAAATGAGGCTCACCTTTTAGCAAATGGTTTGATTGGTGTATTAGGTCATATTGCGAATTTTGATGACGAGGGAAATCGTCATTATTACCCAATGGTGTTTGCGATTGACCCGGAGACTGGGGATTGTTCAGACATTAAGTTAATTGCGACACGATCAAATTTCCTTGAGGGTCCGGCAAAACGTCCTGATTTAATCGATGTTGTTTTTAGTGGCGGTTTAGTCCGTAAACAAGACGGTACAGCTGATTTATATGCAGGTATTAGTGATGCAGACGCACAAAAAATCACAATCGAAGATCCATTTTTAGATTATGAAAACTAA
- a CDS encoding beta-mannosidase → MKINDGWRIHSFDVGAARDLEVAAPEYIDYFWMKAKVPGDVHSTLIARHIIEDPFFGHNDKKCQWVEEKVWWYRTSFQFDEEIAKGEQYELTFEGLDTYATVYLNGVEIGSTENMFMAHTFDVTRELNRGENVLAVKFDPVHVRVKEKLQYYWSGFSKKRIWTRKAQSHFGWDWGPRLVAVGIWKDVHLKKRRHTKLDSICAKTVHIGENEATVEVDIELKGYGKAKEFEVKVFLSDGSEQLVGKATVNGKKAKVALQINNPKLWWTHDLGTPHLYQLTVQLHLDGEVIDRREEEVGIRTIEVLQKDEQGNHCFTFVLNGVKLFAKGANWIPIDSFIGAAPDSRYRHLIKMAKNANMNMLRVWGGGIYEKDVFYQECNRLGLLVWQDFMFACALYPDYNKNFMDNVREEIIHVVKRLRNHPCLAIWCGNNENDWLYEALFSSGEITHPFYGEKIYHELMPELLEELDPTRLFWPSSPFGGNDHNSREQGDSHNWQVWHGNLEPRLFGQPQEVDYSVDGVSFKHFKEDTTKFASEFGMHASSNRYTLESNIPANQFFWGSEEMAYRNKDIHHPKGILLMEGYSGAPTNLAEYIDFSMLTQAEGLKYGIEHYRRNKPSTSGALFWQLNDCWPGTSWSVIDYYLLPKASYHYAKKFFSPILLTIDHHQGEKLDIWVVNDRLEDYEDVVELAVYDFTGEKVHAFEQSVSVKANEATCVASFFEADVIRGVDPSQSIIVLSSKTNRTEDNYYYFRDHKDLNLPKAKFFVQVDEEKQEVKIETNAFARMVKIEIDVEKAVISDNFFDLLPNNTVTITINQADGKSIPWDTLKISAINS, encoded by the coding sequence TTGAAAATAAATGACGGTTGGAGAATTCATTCGTTTGATGTGGGGGCTGCAAGAGATCTTGAAGTTGCCGCACCAGAATACATTGATTATTTTTGGATGAAAGCAAAGGTTCCTGGGGATGTGCATTCTACCTTGATTGCTCGCCACATTATTGAGGATCCGTTTTTCGGACATAACGATAAAAAATGCCAATGGGTGGAGGAAAAAGTCTGGTGGTATAGAACGTCGTTTCAATTTGACGAGGAGATTGCAAAAGGCGAGCAATATGAGCTAACCTTTGAGGGCCTTGATACATATGCAACGGTTTATTTAAATGGAGTTGAAATCGGTTCAACGGAGAATATGTTTATGGCTCATACTTTTGATGTAACCCGTGAGTTGAATCGAGGGGAGAATGTCCTTGCAGTAAAATTTGATCCCGTTCATGTGCGTGTAAAGGAGAAATTGCAATATTATTGGTCTGGGTTTAGTAAAAAGAGAATTTGGACACGTAAGGCTCAAAGTCACTTTGGCTGGGACTGGGGACCACGATTGGTCGCTGTTGGGATTTGGAAGGATGTTCACCTCAAAAAAAGACGCCATACAAAGCTTGACTCAATTTGTGCCAAAACCGTCCACATCGGGGAAAACGAGGCAACAGTTGAGGTAGATATCGAACTGAAAGGCTATGGAAAGGCGAAGGAGTTTGAAGTCAAGGTTTTCCTTTCAGACGGTAGCGAGCAGCTTGTGGGGAAAGCAACCGTAAATGGGAAAAAAGCAAAAGTGGCCTTACAAATAAACAATCCTAAGCTCTGGTGGACACATGACCTTGGGACACCGCACTTGTATCAATTAACCGTACAGTTACACCTAGATGGAGAAGTAATTGACCGTCGGGAAGAGGAAGTTGGAATACGTACAATTGAGGTTCTTCAAAAGGATGAACAGGGTAATCATTGCTTTACCTTTGTTTTAAATGGTGTAAAGTTGTTTGCAAAGGGAGCGAATTGGATTCCGATTGACAGCTTTATTGGTGCTGCCCCGGATTCACGCTACCGTCACCTCATTAAGATGGCGAAGAATGCCAATATGAACATGCTTCGTGTCTGGGGTGGAGGCATTTATGAAAAAGATGTCTTTTATCAAGAATGTAACCGACTTGGGCTGTTGGTATGGCAAGATTTTATGTTCGCTTGTGCGCTGTATCCTGATTATAATAAAAACTTTATGGATAATGTTAGAGAAGAAATTATCCATGTCGTAAAAAGGTTAAGGAATCATCCTTGTCTTGCGATATGGTGTGGAAATAATGAAAATGATTGGCTCTATGAAGCATTGTTTTCATCTGGTGAAATCACACATCCATTCTATGGGGAAAAGATTTATCATGAATTAATGCCTGAGCTTCTAGAGGAGCTTGATCCGACACGTTTGTTTTGGCCAAGCTCACCATTTGGCGGGAATGATCATAACTCACGTGAGCAAGGTGATAGCCATAACTGGCAAGTATGGCATGGTAATCTGGAGCCTCGTCTTTTCGGACAGCCGCAAGAGGTTGACTATAGTGTTGATGGTGTATCATTTAAACATTTTAAAGAGGATACAACCAAGTTTGCGAGTGAATTTGGTATGCATGCTTCCTCGAATAGATATACGCTAGAATCCAATATTCCTGCCAACCAATTTTTCTGGGGAAGCGAAGAAATGGCCTATCGCAACAAGGATATTCACCATCCAAAAGGAATATTATTAATGGAAGGATATTCAGGTGCTCCGACGAATTTGGCGGAATATATTGATTTTTCGATGCTAACTCAAGCAGAGGGCTTAAAATATGGAATTGAGCATTATCGTCGCAACAAGCCTTCTACAAGTGGAGCACTATTTTGGCAACTAAACGATTGTTGGCCGGGTACAAGCTGGTCTGTCATCGATTATTACCTGCTACCAAAAGCATCTTATCATTATGCGAAAAAGTTCTTTTCACCAATCCTTTTAACGATTGACCATCACCAAGGGGAAAAGCTCGATATTTGGGTCGTGAATGACCGACTTGAGGACTATGAGGATGTAGTAGAGCTAGCAGTCTATGATTTTACTGGTGAAAAAGTACATGCCTTTGAACAATCTGTATCGGTTAAGGCAAATGAAGCGACATGTGTGGCATCGTTCTTCGAAGCGGATGTAATACGTGGAGTTGATCCTTCACAATCTATCATTGTTTTGTCTTCGAAAACCAACCGTACAGAGGATAACTACTATTATTTCCGAGATCACAAAGACCTGAACCTACCAAAGGCTAAATTTTTTGTTCAAGTTGATGAAGAAAAACAAGAAGTGAAAATAGAAACGAATGCTTTTGCACGCATGGTTAAGATTGAGATCGACGTTGAAAAGGCTGTGATAAGTGATAACTTCTTTGATTTACTACCAAACAACACAGTCACAATTACGATCAATCAAGCGGATGGGAAAAGCATTCCGTGGGATACACTTAAAATATCTGCAATAAATAGCTAA
- a CDS encoding BtaManbiosPhlase, whose protein sequence is MNIYRYEQNPLLTPNDVSPYHEGFEVIGAFNAGIAKFQDEVIMLLRVAERPISTDPNVVKAPAYNPTTNELDIYEFRKDDPAFDLSDPRVIKETSKQKWSYLTSLSYLRIARSKDGRHFTVDEKPFVYPSNRHETFGIEDPRITQIGDMYYIYFSVASPMGVGESMVSTKDFETVTQHGMIFAPENKDVLIFPEKINGKYYALHRPVPNSNGSPEIWIAESDNLLYWGNHQHLIGLRPGKWDDGRIGGGAVPFKTDKGWLELYHGASQDHRYCMGAVLLDLNDPTKVIARSERPLVEPDAPYEQEGFFGGVVFSCGALVEGDVVKMYYGVADTSMACAELSLQEILDSLTYL, encoded by the coding sequence ATGAATATTTATCGCTATGAACAAAATCCATTACTTACGCCAAACGATGTATCACCATATCATGAAGGCTTTGAAGTGATCGGTGCTTTCAATGCGGGCATCGCGAAATTTCAGGACGAAGTAATTATGCTGCTACGTGTTGCTGAACGACCAATTAGTACGGATCCGAATGTCGTAAAAGCACCTGCTTATAATCCGACAACAAATGAACTGGACATTTATGAATTTCGTAAGGATGATCCAGCGTTTGATCTATCTGATCCACGTGTGATCAAGGAAACATCAAAGCAAAAATGGTCGTATTTAACGTCACTTTCTTACCTGCGTATAGCACGTAGTAAGGATGGCCGTCATTTTACAGTTGATGAAAAACCATTTGTTTATCCATCAAATAGGCACGAAACCTTCGGGATTGAAGACCCGCGAATTACCCAAATCGGTGATATGTACTATATCTACTTTAGTGTCGCGTCACCAATGGGTGTAGGTGAATCAATGGTTTCGACGAAAGATTTTGAAACGGTTACACAGCATGGAATGATTTTTGCCCCTGAAAATAAGGATGTGTTAATTTTTCCTGAAAAAATAAATGGGAAATACTATGCCCTTCATCGTCCAGTGCCAAACAGCAATGGCTCTCCAGAAATTTGGATTGCTGAATCAGACAACTTATTGTACTGGGGAAACCATCAGCACCTCATTGGGTTAAGACCTGGAAAATGGGATGACGGCAGAATCGGCGGCGGTGCCGTACCATTTAAGACAGATAAAGGCTGGTTAGAGCTATATCATGGAGCAAGTCAGGACCACCGTTACTGCATGGGCGCCGTATTATTAGATCTGAACGACCCGACAAAAGTCATTGCCCGTTCAGAACGACCATTAGTAGAACCAGACGCTCCTTATGAGCAAGAAGGCTTTTTCGGTGGTGTTGTCTTTTCATGTGGAGCCCTCGTAGAAGGCGATGTTGTAAAAATGTATTACGGAGTCGCTGATACTTCAATGGCTTGTGCTGAACTAAGTCTTCAGGAAATCCTTGATTCATTAACTTATTTATAA
- a CDS encoding sugar ABC transporter permease, with amino-acid sequence MKKGTISNFLSHGLLIFLAAIWVFPIIWIVLTSFRGEGGMFVPYIIPKEYTLDHYRYLFNGNSNFPFVKWFINTFIVSVITCILSTFLTVSMAYVLSRLQFKMRKPMMKVSLVLTMFPAFMSMIAVYYLLKAVNLTQSLFALILVYSAGAALNFFIAKGFFDTIPRTLDESAMIDGASKAEIFTKITLPLSKPIIVYTALMAFMAPWMDFIFAKVIMGDNVEKYTIAIGLFSMMTRENADHLYMAFTAGCVLIAIPITLLFIYLQKYYVEGITSGSVKG; translated from the coding sequence ATGAAAAAAGGTACAATAAGCAATTTCCTTTCTCATGGGTTGCTCATTTTCTTGGCTGCTATCTGGGTGTTTCCAATTATCTGGATTGTGTTGACTTCTTTTCGGGGAGAAGGTGGTATGTTTGTCCCGTATATTATCCCGAAAGAGTATACGCTGGATCACTATCGTTATCTATTCAATGGAAACAGCAACTTTCCATTCGTTAAATGGTTTATAAATACGTTCATTGTTTCCGTTATTACGTGTATTTTGAGTACCTTTTTAACTGTATCGATGGCCTATGTATTATCCAGATTGCAGTTCAAGATGCGAAAACCAATGATGAAGGTTTCCTTGGTTCTTACAATGTTCCCTGCTTTCATGAGCATGATTGCCGTTTATTATTTGCTGAAGGCGGTCAACCTGACTCAAAGCCTGTTTGCACTTATATTGGTATATTCTGCAGGTGCTGCCCTTAATTTCTTTATTGCAAAAGGGTTTTTCGATACGATTCCAAGAACACTTGATGAATCTGCCATGATTGACGGTGCTTCAAAAGCAGAGATTTTCACGAAGATCACATTACCGCTGTCGAAACCAATTATTGTGTATACGGCACTGATGGCTTTCATGGCTCCTTGGATGGATTTCATCTTTGCAAAAGTAATCATGGGAGACAATGTAGAAAAATATACAATTGCCATTGGCCTGTTCTCCATGATGACAAGGGAAAACGCAGATCATTTATATATGGCTTTTACAGCAGGCTGTGTCCTGATTGCTATCCCGATAACTTTGTTATTCATCTATCTGCAAAAATACTATGTTGAAGGAATTACCAGTGGTTCGGTAAAAGGTTAA
- a CDS encoding AAA family ATPase, producing MDNRVNIYLISGPCGVGKSTVSKEVARMIERSVLIEGDLLNEMIVRDSELSWEERLEINWNNILSLTKNFVQYDYHVVIDYVVETEIEWFIQQLSDLNVQIKYVVLRADVAKLNERLVKRGDPHLIDRSLFLLNQFESSSLHRHYLIDASDREPYEVAEEIVLTT from the coding sequence ATGGATAATAGGGTGAACATCTATCTGATTTCTGGCCCTTGTGGAGTCGGGAAATCAACTGTTTCAAAGGAAGTCGCACGCATGATCGAGCGGAGTGTTTTAATTGAAGGGGATCTACTCAATGAGATGATTGTCCGTGATTCTGAGCTATCTTGGGAAGAACGCCTTGAAATAAATTGGAACAACATTCTCTCCTTAACTAAGAATTTTGTTCAGTATGACTATCATGTCGTCATTGATTATGTCGTTGAAACTGAGATAGAATGGTTTATTCAGCAACTTTCAGATCTGAATGTCCAAATTAAATATGTAGTATTAAGGGCAGATGTGGCCAAATTAAACGAACGTTTGGTTAAAAGAGGAGATCCACACTTAATTGATCGCTCGTTATTCCTGTTGAATCAGTTTGAATCTTCTAGCCTGCACCGGCATTATTTAATAGATGCGTCAGATAGGGAGCCTTATGAGGTTGCGGAGGAGATTGTTTTAACGACGTAG